The following coding sequences lie in one Treponema socranskii subsp. buccale genomic window:
- the flgF gene encoding flagellar basal-body rod protein FlgF has product MIRGWYIGASGMNGEQNRLDAISNNLANVDTTGYKRDVRVSKSFSELLLRRTNADGVYETPFGSADAAPIIGKLGLGIETNEQFTDFEQGSFKTTGTKTDFALGGKGFFTVQTPIGERYTRNGNFFIGKERILETKDGYPVMGEKGIITLENDRFTVREDGKIIDEEGNEIDRLKIVRFDNERYLKKMGESLYNTNDIAGPAHIAEGNERPRVLQEYVETSNVNVVNEMVRMIEVNRAYEANQKTIQSEDSMMETLWSRVALYQHG; this is encoded by the coding sequence ATGATACGCGGTTGGTATATAGGTGCAAGCGGCATGAACGGCGAGCAGAACAGACTCGATGCGATTTCGAACAACCTTGCAAACGTGGATACGACGGGCTACAAACGGGATGTCCGCGTGAGCAAATCGTTTTCGGAACTCCTTTTACGGCGGACGAACGCCGACGGTGTTTACGAAACGCCCTTCGGCAGCGCGGACGCCGCTCCGATTATCGGAAAGCTCGGACTCGGTATCGAAACGAACGAACAGTTTACCGATTTCGAACAGGGTTCATTTAAAACGACGGGTACGAAAACCGATTTTGCGCTCGGAGGCAAGGGATTTTTTACCGTGCAGACGCCGATCGGCGAGCGCTATACGCGGAACGGAAATTTTTTTATCGGTAAAGAGCGCATCCTCGAAACGAAAGACGGTTATCCCGTTATGGGTGAAAAAGGCATCATCACGCTTGAAAACGATCGGTTTACCGTGCGGGAAGACGGGAAGATCATCGACGAAGAGGGCAACGAAATCGACAGGCTGAAAATCGTGCGCTTCGACAACGAGCGCTATTTGAAAAAGATGGGAGAGAGCCTGTACAACACGAACGATATCGCAGGTCCCGCCCATATCGCCGAAGGAAACGAACGCCCGCGTGTTTTGCAGGAATACGTTGAAACGTCGAACGTAAACGTCGTCAACGAAATGGTGCGGATGATCGAAGTGAACCGCGCGTACGAAGCGAATCAAAAGACGATTCAAAGCGAAGACTCGATGATGGAAACGCTGTGGTCGCGCGTTGCGCTCTATCAGCACGGATAA
- the flgG gene encoding flagellar basal-body rod protein FlgG, with translation MVRSLWTAATGMNGQQTNIDAISHNLSNVNTTGYKQQRVEFEDLIYQTAKLAGTPATEDTVTPVGIQQGHGVRVGATQRIMHQGSLQHTGVSTDVAIVGDGFFRVQKYDGSYAYTRDGSFQVDSTGQLLTSDGNRVMPEIILPEGYDVQTLVISQDGRVGVKINGETEPTEVGQLELYRFPNEIGLEADGDNLFKVSNASGAPIASRPGFEGMGKLEHKFLEMSNVSVVNEMVAMIVAQRAYEFNSKAIQTSDTMLGTAVSLKR, from the coding sequence ATGGTCAGAAGTTTATGGACGGCTGCGACGGGTATGAACGGTCAGCAGACGAATATCGATGCGATTTCTCACAACCTCTCAAACGTCAATACGACCGGCTACAAACAGCAGCGCGTCGAATTCGAAGATTTGATATATCAAACGGCAAAGCTCGCAGGTACGCCCGCGACCGAAGACACGGTGACGCCCGTCGGCATCCAGCAGGGGCACGGCGTCAGAGTCGGCGCGACGCAACGCATCATGCATCAGGGCTCGCTCCAGCACACCGGAGTTTCCACAGACGTCGCCATCGTCGGAGACGGATTTTTCCGCGTGCAAAAATACGACGGCAGCTACGCCTATACGAGGGACGGTTCGTTTCAAGTCGATTCGACCGGCCAGCTCCTCACATCCGACGGTAACCGCGTTATGCCGGAGATCATTTTACCGGAAGGCTACGACGTGCAGACCCTCGTCATCAGTCAGGACGGAAGGGTCGGCGTAAAGATAAACGGAGAGACGGAGCCGACGGAAGTAGGACAGCTCGAACTCTACCGCTTTCCGAACGAAATCGGACTCGAAGCCGACGGCGACAACCTCTTTAAAGTGTCGAATGCGTCCGGCGCTCCGATCGCAAGCCGCCCGGGCTTTGAGGGTATGGGAAAACTCGAACACAAATTCCTTGAAATGAGCAACGTATCCGTCGTCAACGAAATGGTCGCGATGATCGTCGCGCAGAGAGCGTACGAGTTTAACAGCAAAGCGATTCAAACGTCCGACACCATGCTCGGCACTGCGGTGAGCTTAAAGCGCTAA
- a CDS encoding rod-binding protein, which yields MKISSVNSSLLNGTETMQKAREAGEGASFSDLVKRIRASASFQSASVASERVVEDGRLNGDFASGFANTFTNESDKKALPVGAAANGAGVHAKSATIDRTSKLYEKSLELESYIVKIMVSSMRSTVTKTSLFGGDSFASQMYEDMMYDEYATQLTKNAGFGLADQVYLQLNVQA from the coding sequence ATGAAGATAAGCAGCGTCAACTCGTCGTTATTGAACGGAACGGAAACGATGCAAAAAGCGCGGGAAGCGGGAGAGGGCGCTTCTTTTTCCGATTTGGTAAAACGCATACGCGCATCCGCTTCCTTTCAAAGCGCATCCGTCGCATCCGAACGGGTTGTCGAAGACGGGCGGTTAAACGGAGATTTCGCTTCGGGCTTTGCAAATACGTTTACGAACGAAAGCGATAAAAAAGCGCTTCCCGTCGGAGCTGCGGCAAACGGCGCGGGTGTTCACGCAAAAAGCGCGACGATCGACAGGACGAGCAAACTCTACGAAAAATCGCTCGAACTCGAATCCTACATCGTCAAAATCATGGTGTCGTCGATGCGCAGCACCGTTACGAAGACTTCTCTTTTCGGCGGCGACAGTTTTGCTTCTCAAATGTACGAAGACATGATGTATGACGAATACGCGACACAGCTTACAAAAAACGCCGGTTTCGGTTTGGCGGATCAAGTGTACTTACAGCTCAACGTGCAGGCGTAA
- the murC gene encoding UDP-N-acetylmuramate--L-alanine ligase: MSQISLPKDFTGVRVHFVGIKGTGMAALVEILKKRGALITGSDVAERFYTDAVLEKLGIRAQAFSEKNITDDIDYVIYSSAYDPEKNPDLIEARSRGIPCLLYTEALGAVSAQSYSAAVSGVHGKTSTTGIVGTIFEETDIPVQVLAGSAIASFGGSCTMTSENYDIKKSRNYFVAETCEYRRHFMSFHPQKIILTSVESDHQDYYPTYEDIKNAFIDFICKLPSGGTLIYCADDRGAASAAEAAYKKRGDIEMIPYGEKAQGDYRLTIGKTENEAQHFSIGFLGEASLYVPGKHEVLDACAASALVREIIKSDGKDPDLYRERIVRGLANFRGGKRRSEVIGKAFAGKNSVVFIDDYGHHPTAIKTTLKGFREFYGGRKIIVDFMSHTYTRTSALLEEFASAFSDADEVILHKIYASARESAEGMSVTGKTLFEKTKAHRGNVHYFEEVLDAKDFALSELAKPLSADFPNGCLFVTMGAGDNWKLGTALFAACKDAAKK; this comes from the coding sequence ATGTCACAAATCTCTCTTCCGAAAGATTTTACCGGCGTTCGCGTTCACTTCGTCGGCATCAAAGGCACCGGTATGGCAGCCCTCGTCGAAATCCTCAAAAAACGCGGCGCCCTTATAACCGGAAGCGATGTTGCGGAAAGGTTTTACACCGACGCCGTCCTCGAAAAGCTCGGCATACGCGCCCAAGCGTTTTCGGAAAAAAACATCACAGACGATATCGATTACGTCATCTATTCGTCGGCGTACGATCCTGAAAAAAATCCCGACTTAATCGAAGCGCGCTCTCGCGGTATCCCCTGTCTTTTATACACCGAAGCGCTCGGAGCAGTTTCCGCGCAGTCTTACAGCGCCGCCGTTTCGGGCGTCCACGGTAAAACGAGCACGACCGGAATCGTCGGAACGATTTTCGAAGAAACGGATATCCCCGTGCAAGTGCTTGCGGGCTCCGCCATCGCCTCTTTCGGCGGAAGCTGCACGATGACAAGCGAAAACTACGACATAAAAAAATCTCGCAATTATTTTGTCGCGGAAACCTGCGAATACCGGCGCCACTTTATGTCCTTCCATCCTCAAAAGATAATTTTGACGAGCGTCGAAAGCGATCATCAGGATTATTATCCGACCTATGAAGACATCAAAAATGCCTTTATCGATTTTATCTGCAAGCTGCCGTCAGGCGGCACCCTCATCTACTGCGCGGACGACAGGGGCGCCGCCTCCGCGGCCGAAGCGGCATATAAAAAGAGGGGCGACATCGAAATGATCCCCTACGGGGAAAAGGCGCAGGGCGATTACCGCTTGACGATCGGTAAAACCGAAAACGAAGCGCAGCATTTTTCGATCGGCTTTTTGGGAGAGGCTTCTCTTTACGTTCCCGGAAAACACGAAGTGCTCGACGCGTGCGCGGCTTCCGCCCTCGTGCGGGAAATTATTAAAAGCGACGGAAAAGATCCCGATCTCTACCGCGAACGGATCGTACGCGGCCTTGCAAATTTCAGAGGCGGAAAGCGGCGGAGCGAAGTTATCGGAAAAGCGTTCGCGGGCAAAAACTCCGTCGTCTTTATCGACGATTACGGTCATCACCCGACGGCGATCAAAACGACGCTCAAAGGTTTCCGTGAATTTTACGGCGGCAGAAAAATCATCGTCGATTTTATGTCGCACACCTATACGCGCACTTCAGCTCTCCTCGAAGAATTCGCTTCGGCTTTTTCCGATGCCGACGAAGTGATCCTGCATAAAATATACGCTTCCGCGCGTGAAAGCGCCGAAGGGATGAGCGTTACCGGAAAAACGCTTTTCGAAAAAACAAAAGCGCATCGCGGAAACGTTCATTATTTTGAAGAAGTGCTCGACGCGAAAGACTTTGCGCTTTCAGAATTGGCAAAACCGCTTTCAGCCGATTTTCCGAACGGCTGTCTTTTCGTAACGATGGGCGCGGGTGACAACTGGAAACTCGGCACCGCTCTTTTTGCCGCGTGCAAGGATGCGGCAAAAAAATGA
- a CDS encoding YicC/YloC family endoribonuclease produces the protein MTSMTGYAYSEADSGDASVSVEIKSVNARFSDVTINLPPYLNRLEKRFREAIAEKVVRGKVDVFIRVKETNADCTVTADIPAAKFYARAILDIASAVGAQKNDILSIVASQPGVLKTEMTYDMEKYRNMIFPVFTDALESFCDDRKREGENLACDIEEKLETLFQAADFFKKRQGEMESLFKEQIAQKFNELLGDAADEQRIMTETAAMIVKYTINEEVVRLQSHLEALKNEMLTNDAPGKKIDFLCQEINREINTIGSKSQFADVSAQVIAAKDALENIREQARNVE, from the coding sequence ATGACGAGCATGACCGGTTATGCTTACAGTGAAGCGGATAGCGGAGACGCTTCCGTTTCGGTCGAAATAAAATCCGTAAACGCGCGTTTTTCGGACGTGACGATAAATCTCCCGCCGTATTTGAATCGACTCGAAAAGCGTTTCCGCGAAGCGATCGCCGAAAAAGTCGTGCGCGGAAAAGTCGATGTCTTTATCCGCGTAAAAGAAACGAACGCCGACTGTACCGTTACCGCCGACATTCCCGCCGCGAAGTTTTATGCCCGTGCGATTTTAGATATTGCATCGGCTGTCGGTGCGCAAAAGAATGACATCCTTTCCATCGTCGCCTCGCAGCCCGGCGTACTCAAAACCGAAATGACCTATGACATGGAAAAATATCGGAATATGATTTTTCCGGTCTTTACCGACGCTCTCGAATCCTTTTGCGATGACCGAAAACGGGAAGGAGAAAACCTCGCCTGCGACATAGAAGAAAAACTCGAAACGCTTTTCCAAGCCGCGGATTTTTTTAAAAAGCGCCAGGGCGAAATGGAGTCTCTTTTTAAAGAGCAGATTGCGCAAAAATTCAACGAACTTTTGGGAGACGCTGCCGACGAGCAGCGCATCATGACCGAAACCGCCGCCATGATCGTAAAGTATACGATAAACGAAGAAGTCGTCCGCCTGCAAAGCCATCTCGAAGCGCTTAAAAACGAAATGTTGACGAACGACGCTCCCGGCAAAAAAATCGATTTTTTGTGTCAGGAGATAAACCGTGAAATCAATACGATCGGCAGCAAAAGCCAATTCGCCGACGTCAGCGCCCAAGTAATCGCCGCAAAAGACGCCCTCGAAAACATACGCGAACAGGCTCGAAACGTCGAATAA
- the cmk gene encoding (d)CMP kinase — protein sequence MARYKIKDGRELRIAVSGKSGCGNTTVSSLLARSLGIKLVNYTFRQLAEERGLTLEQVIENAKNDDGYDRYIDTHQVELAEKESCVLGSRLAIWMLEKADIKVYLKASDLARSRRIFKREGGDLQSIADFTAMRDREDTRRYKKTYGIDNDAYEKVADIVIDTERKTPEEIADDILAELVSRGFVEKID from the coding sequence ATGGCACGGTATAAAATTAAAGACGGCAGGGAACTCCGCATTGCGGTTTCGGGAAAATCCGGCTGCGGCAATACGACGGTGAGTTCTCTCCTTGCGCGTTCTCTCGGCATCAAACTTGTCAATTATACGTTCCGTCAGCTCGCCGAAGAAAGAGGGCTTACGCTCGAACAGGTTATCGAAAACGCGAAAAACGACGACGGCTATGACAGATATATCGATACGCATCAAGTGGAACTCGCCGAAAAAGAATCCTGCGTACTCGGCTCTCGCCTTGCGATTTGGATGCTCGAAAAAGCCGACATAAAAGTCTATCTCAAAGCGAGCGACCTCGCGCGTTCTCGGCGCATCTTCAAACGCGAAGGAGGCGATTTGCAGAGCATCGCCGATTTTACTGCGATGCGCGACAGAGAGGATACGAGACGCTATAAAAAAACCTACGGTATCGACAACGACGCCTACGAAAAAGTCGCCGATATCGTTATCGACACCGAACGTAAAACTCCTGAAGAGATCGCGGACGATATCCTTGCAGAGCTGGTATCGCGCGGCTTTGTCGAAAAAATCGATTGA
- a CDS encoding A/G-specific adenine glycosylase, which translates to MTLTQDAVDDFRAVIIKNYKERARVFPWRKTRDAYKILVSEMMLQQTQTLRVVPKYEAWIEAFPDAPSLASAPFSDVLAHWNGLGYNRRAKYLQEACREVCASYGGKFPRERKLLESLPGIGPYTAGAVAAFAFNKAEVFIETNIRSVFIFFFFGNTNEKVSDAEILPLVELTLDKTNVREWYWALMDYGAELKKRVQNPSQKSAHYVRQSPFRGSLREARGAIVRQLTEKKSTTLSEIARSEGISLSRLEKAALRLLEERFVCETKGVYRVREE; encoded by the coding sequence ATGACATTAACTCAAGACGCGGTCGACGATTTTCGAGCGGTGATTATTAAAAATTATAAAGAGCGAGCGAGGGTTTTTCCGTGGCGGAAAACGCGCGACGCGTACAAAATACTCGTTTCGGAAATGATGCTGCAGCAGACACAGACGCTTCGCGTCGTTCCGAAATACGAAGCGTGGATCGAAGCGTTTCCCGATGCGCCCTCTCTCGCTTCGGCGCCTTTTTCGGATGTGCTTGCGCATTGGAACGGACTCGGCTACAACAGGCGGGCGAAGTATCTGCAGGAAGCGTGCAGAGAAGTATGCGCTTCTTACGGCGGAAAATTTCCGCGCGAGAGAAAACTCCTCGAATCTCTTCCCGGGATCGGACCGTATACGGCGGGCGCCGTAGCGGCCTTTGCGTTTAACAAAGCCGAAGTCTTTATCGAAACGAATATCCGCTCGGTGTTTATTTTTTTCTTTTTCGGAAACACAAACGAAAAAGTATCCGATGCGGAAATTCTTCCTCTCGTCGAACTGACGCTCGACAAAACGAATGTACGCGAATGGTACTGGGCGCTCATGGATTACGGAGCCGAGCTTAAAAAACGCGTGCAAAATCCGTCGCAAAAAAGTGCTCACTACGTGCGGCAGTCCCCTTTCCGCGGCTCTCTCCGCGAAGCGCGCGGCGCCATCGTTCGGCAACTTACCGAAAAAAAATCGACCACGCTTTCTGAAATTGCGCGCTCGGAGGGCATCTCTCTTTCGCGCTTGGAAAAAGCCGCCCTTCGTTTGCTCGAAGAACGCTTTGTGTGCGAAACGAAGGGCGTGTACCGCGTGCGGGAAGAATGA
- a CDS encoding ATP-binding protein yields the protein MKRQIIHIDREKCNGCGACVTACHEGAIAMVDGKAQLIRDDYCDGMGDCLPECPTGAITFEEREAAAYDQKAVEVHKASRAALHARQGECSGERSFHRAGGCPGSASRTFDRNAASPLHAYRPTACPGSALRSFDREGADAPHSPSFQAMPVPSSQLRQWPVQIKLAPLRAPYFDGAHLLIAADCTAYAYGNFHNDFIKGKTTLIGCPKLDEGDYTEKLAAIIGENNIKSLTVVRMEVPCCGGIESAAVNALKASGKFIPWRVVTVSCDGRILDE from the coding sequence ATGAAACGGCAGATCATTCATATCGATCGGGAAAAATGCAACGGCTGCGGCGCCTGCGTGACCGCATGCCACGAAGGAGCTATCGCCATGGTAGACGGCAAAGCGCAACTCATCCGCGACGATTACTGCGACGGTATGGGAGACTGTCTCCCCGAATGCCCGACGGGGGCTATCACGTTTGAAGAACGGGAAGCCGCAGCCTACGATCAAAAAGCGGTCGAAGTTCACAAAGCCTCGCGCGCCGCTCTTCACGCGCGGCAGGGAGAGTGCAGCGGCGAAAGAAGTTTTCATCGTGCGGGAGGATGTCCCGGATCCGCTTCGCGCACCTTCGATCGAAATGCCGCATCTCCCCTGCATGCGTACCGTCCGACTGCCTGTCCGGGTTCCGCACTCCGATCGTTTGACCGGGAAGGAGCCGACGCTCCGCACTCCCCGTCTTTTCAAGCTATGCCCGTCCCCTCATCGCAGCTTCGGCAGTGGCCCGTACAGATCAAACTCGCCCCTCTCCGCGCTCCGTATTTCGACGGCGCGCACCTTTTGATCGCGGCGGACTGCACCGCTTACGCATACGGAAATTTTCACAACGATTTTATTAAAGGCAAAACGACGCTCATCGGCTGTCCGAAACTCGACGAAGGCGACTACACGGAAAAGCTTGCTGCGATTATCGGCGAAAACAATATCAAAAGCCTCACCGTCGTCCGCATGGAAGTGCCCTGCTGCGGCGGCATCGAAAGCGCTGCGGTAAACGCGCTTAAAGCGAGCGGAAAATTTATTCCGTGGCGAGTCGTCACCGTTTCATGCGACGGCCGTATTTTGGACGAGTGA
- the nrdG gene encoding anaerobic ribonucleoside-triphosphate reductase activating protein — translation MYYGAIKKTDVADGEGVRVSLFVSGCRNCCKGCFQKETWDFLYGKQFTKETEDEILRALEPDYIAGLTVLGGEPFEEENQRDILPFLRRVKKVFPHKTIWCYTGYVYESDLLSGGRKHCEATDEMLSLIDVLIDGPFIEEERDITLAFRGSRNQRILYLKNRSR, via the coding sequence ATGTACTACGGCGCCATAAAAAAAACGGATGTGGCCGACGGAGAAGGAGTACGCGTTTCGCTCTTCGTCTCCGGCTGCCGCAACTGCTGCAAGGGATGCTTTCAAAAAGAAACGTGGGATTTCCTCTACGGTAAGCAATTCACAAAAGAAACCGAAGACGAAATCCTGCGTGCCCTGGAACCCGATTATATCGCAGGTCTTACCGTACTCGGAGGAGAGCCCTTCGAAGAAGAAAACCAGCGGGATATCCTCCCCTTTTTGCGCCGCGTCAAAAAAGTCTTTCCGCACAAAACGATATGGTGCTACACGGGCTACGTGTACGAATCGGATTTGCTTTCCGGCGGACGGAAACACTGCGAAGCGACGGACGAAATGCTCTCCCTCATCGATGTACTCATCGACGGACCTTTTATCGAAGAAGAGCGGGACATAACGCTCGCGTTCCGAGGCTCACGGAACCAGCGCATCCTGTATTTGAAAAACCGCAGCCGGTAA
- the nrdD gene encoding anaerobic ribonucleoside-triphosphate reductase, with amino-acid sequence MKIIKRSGAEVPFDRSKITVAISKANEQVPETERLTQAQIDSVADDIEIECAKSGHALDVETIQDRVENGIMRCGAYNVAKTYITYRYRHALMRKANTTDAQILSLLDENNEEVKQENSNKNPTVVSVQRDYMAGEVSKDITRRFLLDEDIAKAHAEGIIHFHDADYFAQHMHNCDLVNLEDMLQNGTVISNTKIDRPHSFSTACNIATQIIAQVASCQYGGQSISLAHLAPFVDVSRKKIEKETKEMIATTKLSVTDEQFSYIVENRLRDEIKRGVQTIQYQVITLMTTNGQAPFVTVFMYLNEAKNAQEKADLALIIEETLKQRYQGVKNEAGAWITPAFPKLIYVLEDDNVARNSKYYYLTELAAKCSARRLVPDYISEKKMLELKEGNCYPCMGCRSFLTVYRDENGKPKFYGRFNQGVVTLNLVDVACSSGGDTEKFWRIMDERLELCYRALMIRHKRLLGTKSDAAPILWQNGAIARLAKGEKIDKLLFNGYSTISLGYAGLCECVRYMTGKSHTDPEATPFALAIMHRLNDACAEWKKETTIAFSLYGTPLESTTYKFAKCLKQRFGIIPGVTDKNYITNSYHVHVTEPIDAFAKLTFESQFQELSPGGAVSYVEVPNMENNMEAVMALLKHIYNNIMYAELNTKSDFCQSCGFTGEIRIASDTDGKLVWECPNCGNRDQAKMNVARRTCGYIGTQYWNQGRTQEIKERVLHL; translated from the coding sequence ATGAAAATCATAAAACGAAGCGGCGCGGAAGTTCCGTTCGACCGATCGAAAATAACGGTTGCAATTTCAAAAGCGAACGAACAGGTACCGGAAACCGAGCGGCTCACGCAAGCTCAAATCGATTCCGTCGCGGATGACATAGAAATCGAATGTGCGAAAAGCGGACACGCGCTCGACGTCGAAACGATTCAGGACCGCGTCGAAAACGGTATCATGAGGTGCGGCGCATACAATGTCGCAAAAACCTATATCACGTACCGCTATCGTCACGCGCTCATGAGAAAAGCGAATACGACGGACGCGCAGATTTTAAGTTTGCTCGATGAAAACAACGAAGAAGTCAAACAGGAAAACTCGAATAAAAACCCGACAGTCGTCAGCGTCCAGCGCGACTATATGGCAGGCGAAGTGAGCAAAGACATCACGAGACGATTTTTGCTCGACGAAGATATCGCCAAAGCGCATGCCGAAGGCATCATCCACTTTCACGACGCCGACTATTTTGCGCAGCACATGCACAACTGCGATCTCGTCAATCTCGAAGACATGCTGCAAAACGGCACGGTCATCAGCAATACGAAAATCGACCGGCCTCATTCGTTTTCGACCGCGTGCAATATCGCGACGCAGATCATCGCTCAAGTTGCAAGCTGTCAGTACGGCGGCCAGAGCATTTCGCTCGCACACCTCGCGCCCTTTGTAGACGTGAGCCGCAAAAAAATCGAAAAAGAAACGAAAGAGATGATCGCGACGACAAAGCTTTCCGTAACGGATGAACAGTTTTCGTACATCGTCGAAAACCGTCTGCGCGATGAAATAAAGCGGGGCGTGCAAACGATCCAATACCAAGTGATTACGCTGATGACGACGAACGGACAGGCGCCCTTCGTCACGGTCTTTATGTATCTGAACGAAGCGAAAAACGCGCAGGAAAAAGCGGACTTGGCGCTCATCATCGAAGAAACGCTCAAACAGCGCTATCAGGGCGTCAAAAACGAAGCGGGCGCATGGATCACGCCCGCCTTCCCGAAGCTCATCTACGTGCTCGAAGACGACAACGTCGCGCGCAATTCGAAATATTATTATCTCACCGAGCTTGCGGCGAAGTGTTCGGCCAGGCGTCTCGTGCCCGATTATATTTCCGAAAAGAAAATGCTCGAACTCAAAGAGGGCAACTGTTATCCGTGCATGGGCTGCCGCTCTTTTCTCACGGTTTATCGCGACGAAAACGGCAAGCCGAAATTTTACGGCCGCTTTAACCAAGGAGTTGTTACGCTGAACCTCGTCGACGTCGCCTGCTCTTCGGGCGGCGATACGGAAAAATTTTGGCGCATCATGGACGAGCGGCTTGAACTGTGCTATCGCGCACTCATGATCCGTCACAAACGCCTTCTCGGAACGAAAAGCGATGCGGCTCCGATCCTGTGGCAAAACGGAGCTATAGCGCGCCTCGCAAAGGGTGAAAAAATCGATAAGCTTTTGTTCAACGGCTATTCGACGATTTCGCTCGGATACGCGGGACTCTGCGAATGCGTGCGCTATATGACGGGAAAATCGCACACCGATCCCGAAGCGACGCCTTTTGCGCTTGCTATCATGCACCGCTTAAACGATGCGTGCGCCGAGTGGAAAAAAGAAACGACTATCGCCTTTTCGCTGTACGGCACGCCGCTTGAAAGCACGACGTATAAATTCGCCAAGTGTTTAAAACAGCGCTTCGGCATCATCCCCGGCGTCACCGATAAAAACTATATCACGAACAGCTACCACGTGCACGTCACCGAGCCGATAGACGCGTTTGCAAAGCTGACATTCGAATCGCAGTTCCAAGAGCTTTCTCCCGGAGGTGCGGTCAGCTATGTCGAAGTGCCGAATATGGAAAACAATATGGAAGCGGTTATGGCGCTTTTAAAACACATCTACAACAATATCATGTATGCCGAACTCAATACGAAAAGCGATTTTTGCCAAAGCTGCGGCTTTACCGGCGAAATCCGTATCGCTTCCGATACCGACGGCAAGCTCGTGTGGGAATGCCCCAACTGCGGCAACCGCGATCAGGCGAAGATGAACGTGGCACGCCGTACCTGCGGCTATATCGGCACGCAGTACTGGAATCAGGGACGCACGCAGGAAATAAAAGAGCGCGTGCTGCACTTGTAA
- a CDS encoding fructosamine kinase family protein, producing the protein MDEAFLRYTSLAHALTDIFGRGISILHTERLSGGDINKAYALILSNGKRVFMKANAKENAAFFTAEAAGLFAIASTGTIAVPHVLGAGTDDGETAGYSFLLLDHIVSGEKNASYWETFACSLAALHRADCTSFSSGKKFGFIENNFIGASEQINVPSDSWVDFFRECRLAPQFKKAARYFDTAMNGKIVTLLDRLERFITEPASPSLLHGDLWSGNLMCDSRGKAMLIDPACYCGNREADIAMTELFGGFPRAFYDAYNEAFAFEEGREERRDLYNLYHLLNHLNLFGRAYFSAVCDIVNEYV; encoded by the coding sequence ATGGACGAAGCATTTTTACGCTATACGTCGCTCGCGCATGCGCTCACGGATATCTTCGGGCGCGGCATTTCGATTTTGCATACCGAGCGGCTTTCGGGCGGCGACATAAACAAAGCGTACGCGCTCATCCTTTCAAACGGTAAGCGCGTTTTTATGAAAGCGAACGCAAAAGAAAACGCCGCTTTTTTTACCGCCGAAGCGGCAGGTCTTTTTGCGATCGCATCGACGGGTACGATCGCCGTTCCGCACGTTTTGGGCGCGGGTACGGACGACGGAGAGACAGCCGGTTATTCTTTTTTGCTCCTCGACCATATCGTTTCCGGCGAAAAAAACGCTTCATATTGGGAGACTTTCGCCTGCTCGCTCGCAGCTCTGCATAGGGCGGACTGCACTTCTTTTTCTTCCGGTAAAAAATTCGGCTTTATCGAAAACAATTTTATCGGAGCGTCCGAACAGATAAATGTGCCGTCCGATTCATGGGTCGATTTTTTTCGTGAATGTCGTCTCGCTCCGCAGTTTAAAAAAGCCGCTCGGTATTTCGATACGGCGATGAACGGAAAAATCGTTACACTGCTCGACCGTTTGGAACGCTTTATCACGGAACCCGCGTCTCCTTCGCTTTTGCACGGCGACCTGTGGAGCGGGAACCTTATGTGCGATTCCCGCGGCAAAGCGATGCTCATCGATCCCGCATGCTATTGCGGAAACCGGGAAGCGGATATTGCGATGACCGAGCTTTTCGGCGGATTTCCGCGCGCATTTTACGATGCGTATAATGAAGCATTTGCGTTTGAAGAAGGCAGGGAAGAGCGGCGCGATCTGTACAATCTCTATCATTTATTGAATCACTTGAACCTTTTCGGCAGGGCATATTTTTCCGCCGTGTGCGACATCGTAAACGAATATGTTTGA